Proteins from a single region of Theobroma cacao cultivar B97-61/B2 chromosome 10, Criollo_cocoa_genome_V2, whole genome shotgun sequence:
- the LOC18587037 gene encoding pentatricopeptide repeat-containing protein At1g11290, chloroplastic, which yields MSSQLLTSPPPFTIPTPKPHSHTLSQRTQIPLHVYKHPTAILLELSTSIKEVYQILPHIIKSNLYSQHLFQTKLLSLFCNHGCIPEAACVFEPIEDKLDVLYYTLLKGYAKHSSLNQALSFFVRMKVDNVKPVVYNFTYLLKVCGDNGELRRGKEIHGQLIKNGFSSNVFAMTGVVNLYSKCRQIDEAYKTFDRTPERDLVSWNTIISGFAQNGLAKLALGLVVRMQEEGQRPDSITLVSVLPAVADMGLVKIGKAVHGYVIRAGLEVLVNVNTALLDMYSKCGFVGIGRLVFDGMKQRTAVSWNSMIDGYVQSGNAEEAMVVFQKMLDERVEPTDVTIMGAAHACADLGDLDRGMFVHKVSDQLKLGSNVSVMNSLISMYSKCKRVDIAADIFKKLHGKTLVSWNAMILGFAQNGRSNDALNYFYEMHSRNIRPDTFTMVSVIPALADLSVTRQAKWIHGFCIRSCLDADVFAMTALVDMYAKCGAIHTARKLFDMMNEQHVTTWNAMIDGYGTHGLGKAALELFNEMQKGSIKPNDVTFLCVLSACSHSGMVDEGLCYFNSMKKDYGIEPAMDHYGAMVDLLGRAGRLDEAWNFIQKMTIEPGINVYGAMLGACKIHKNVELGEKAANKLFALNPDEGGYHVLLANIYAMASMWGKVAKVRTLMKKKGLQKTPGCSVVELRNEVHSFYSGTTNHPQSKKIYAFLEELGDKIKAAGYVPDTSSIHDVEDDVKEQLNSTHSERLAIAFGLLNTSQGTPIHIRKNLRVCGDCHNATKYISLVTGREIIVRDMHRFHHFKNGTCSCGDYW from the coding sequence ATGAGCTCTCAGCTCTTAACTTCTCCTCCACCTTTCACCATCCCAACACCAAAACCCCACTCCCACACCCTCTCTCAAAGAACCCAAATCCCTCTCCATGTTTACAAACACCCAACAGCCATCCTTTTAGAACTCTCAACTTCCATCAAAGAAGTCTACCAAATCCTTCCCCATATCATCAAATCCAATCTCTACTCCCAACATTTATTCCAAACCAAACTCCTTAGCCTTTTCTGCAATCACGGCTGCATTCCCGAAGCCGCCTGTGTTTTCGAACCCATTGAAGATAAACTCGACGTTCTTTATTACACTTTGCTTAAAGGGTATGCCAAGCACTCATCATTGAACCAGGCTTTATCGTTTTTTGTTAGAATGAAGGTTGATAATGTTAAGCCTGTTGTTTATAACTTTACTTACTTGTTGAAAGTTTGTGGTGATAATGGGGAGCTTAGAAGGGGTAAGGAGATTCATGGGCAGCTGATAAAAAATGGGTTTTCTTCGAATGTCTTTGCAATGACTGGAGTTGTTAATTTGTACTCAAAATGTAGACAAATTGACGAAGCTTACAAGACGTTTGATAGAACGCCTGAGAGAGATTTGGTTTCGTGGAATACGATTATTTCTGGCTTTGCACAAAATGGTTTGGCTAAACTTGCTTTAGGGTTAGTTGTTAGGATGCAAGAGGAAGGACAAAGGCCTGATTCGATTACGCTAGTTTCGGTTTTGCCTGCTGTGGCCGATATGGGGTTGGTTAAAATAGGAAAGGCGGTTCACGGTTATGTTATAAGAGCTGGTTTGGAAGTGCTTGTGAATGTGAACACTGCATTGCTTGATATGTATTCGAAATGTGGGTTTGTTGGTATTGGGAGGTTGGTTTTTGATGGGATGAAACAGAGGACTGCCGTGTCGTGGAATTCAATGATTGATGGTTATGTTCAAAGTGGAAATGCTGAGGAAGCGATGGTTGTTTTTCAGAAGATGTTGGATGAAAGAGTGGAACCGACTGATGTTACTATAATGGGGGCTGCTCATGCTTGTGCTGATTTGGGTGATCTTGATCGCGGAATGTTTGTTCATAAGGTATCAGATCAGTTGAAACTTGGTTCCAATGTTTCTGTTATGAACTCTTTGATTTCTATGTACTCCAAATGTAAGAGAGTTGACATTGCTGcagatattttcaaaaaattgcATGGTAAAACCCTTGTTTCTTGGAATGCTATGATTTTAGGCTTTGCTCAAAATGGGCGCAGTAATGATGCTTTAAACTACTTTTACGAGATGCATTCTCGAAATATACGACCGGATACATTTACAATGGTGAGTGTGATTCCTGCTCTGGCAGACTTATCAGTTACACGCCAGGCAAAGTGGATTCATGGATTTTGTATAAGAAGTTGTTTGGATGCTGATGTTTTTGCGATGACTGCACTGGTTGACATGTATGCAAAATGTGGAGCAATTCACACTGCCAGGAAGCTTTTTGATATGATGAACGAGCAGCATGTGACTACATGGAATGCTATGATAGATGGTTATGGAACACACGGGCTTGGAAAAGCTGCTTTAGAATTGTTTAACGAAATGCAAAAGGGCTCCATTAAGCCAAATGATGTGACATTTCTATGTGTTCTCTCTGCTTGCAGCCACTCAGGTATGGTGGACGAGGGGCTCTGCTATTTTAACAGCATGAAAAAAGATTATGGCATTGAACCTGCTATGGACCACTATGGAGCCATGGTTGACCTTCTTGGTCGAGCTGGTCGGCTAGACGAAGCATGGAATTTCATTCAAAAGATGACTATTGAACCAGGGATTAATGTCTATGGTGCCATGTTGGGTGCTTgcaaaattcataaaaatgtTGAGTTAGGTGAGAAGGCAGCAAACAAATTGTTTGCATTAAATCCAGATGAAGGTGGGTACCACGTACTGCTTGCTAACATATATGCAATGGCTTCAATGTGGGGCAAAGTGGCTAAAGTTAGAACTttgatgaagaagaaagggCTTCAGAAAACACCTGGCTGCAGTGTAGTAGAGTTGAGGAATGAAGTTCACAGTTTCTATTCTGGAACCACAAACCATCCTCAGTCCAAAAAGATCTATGCTTTCCTTGAGGAGCTGGGAGATAAGATCAAAGCTGCAGGTTATGTGCCTGACACAAGTTCGATTCATGATGTAGAAGATGATGTTAAAGAGCAGTTAAACAGTACCCATAGTGAGAGGCTAGCTATTGCATTTGGGCTTTTGAATACCAGCCAAGGCACACCCATACATATTAGaaaaaacctgagagtttGTGGTGACTGTCATAATGCAACTAAATACATTTCACTTGTGACTGGACGAGAAATCATAGTGCGAGATATGCACCGGTTCCACCACTTCAAGAATGGAACCTGTTCTTGTGGAGATTATTGGTGA